In the Syntrophus aciditrophicus SB genome, TGGCGTCGTCGCCGGCCATAGCGCCGGTATGGGATCGGGCCGCCTGGGCACTCTCGGTAAATCTCCCCGGTTTGATAACAATGATGGGTTTACGCATTGCAAAAGCACGTGCCGCACTCATAAACTTCTTTGCGTTGCCGACCCCTTCCATGTAGAGCAGGATGCTTCGCGTGTCAGGATCCTCGCCGAGAAAATCGATGAGGTCACCGAAATCCACATCGCTCATGGCGCCGAGCGAGGCAAACATGCTGAACCCGACATGCTCATTCACCGCCCAGTCAAGGATGGCACTGCCCAGCGCCCCGCTCTGGGAGATGAAGGCAATATGTCCGGGAGGCGGGTTTGTTTTCAGAAAGGTTGCATTCAACCCTTCATTCGGCCGTACAAAACCCAGACAATTCGGTCCGAGGATGCGCATGCCGTATTTCTTCCTCGATGCCGTTATCCGCTCTTCCAGTAACCTGCCTTCCTCGCCGATCTCTTTAAAGCCAGCCGAGATAATGACCAGTCCGCCGATACCCGCCCGGCCGCAATCCTCAACGAGTTCGGGAACTTCCTTCGCCGGGGTGGCAATAACGGCGAGATCGACCGGTTCAGAAATGTCGGCAATATTCTCAAAGCATTTCCGGCCCAGTATGACTTTTTTCTTCGGATTGACCGGGAATATCTTTCGATCCTTTGCCTGGAGAAGGTTGGTGAAGATGATTCGTCCCACCGAGCCCTCCCTGTCGCTTGCACCGATTAACGCGACACTGCCTGGATTGAAAACATTGTTCAGGTTCCCCATTAGACACCTCCAAGGTCTACTTGACCGCATCGGACGGATCGGCACAAGCTGCCTGCCGATATCGTTCCATGAGTTCCGCAACCCGTCTCATGACGGATTTCCGTTTTTGCCTCCTTCGGCTGTGAAATCCCGCTTCTCTTGAAATTTCCCGGTGAGGCGCCTGATGGCGCACACCTTCACGATGGTCCCGCAACGCCGGGAAGGGACACGGAGGGTTCGGCGTTTTTGTCTCCCCCATCAGGAACGGGCAGTTTTCCGGCGTCCAGGGCTGGTGCCGGCGGAAGCCCCGTGATCCTGAGAATTTCCTGCTCGTCGAGGGTCTCCTGCGCTACAAGGGCTTCGGCCAGGACATCGAGTTGTTTGCGGTATGCTCTCAGAAGCCGTTTGGCCTCCTCGTGACTTTCGGCAATAATCCTGATCACCTCGGCATCGATGGCTTCCGCGGTTCCGTCGCTGAACGGTCTGGCGCTGCCATAGCCGGCCGGACCGCCCAAGTATGGATTTTCACGGGGCGCGAGCTGAATCAGTCCAAGGCGCTCACTCATCCCCCAGCGTGTGACCATCCGGTGAGCCAGTCCAGTGGCCTGCTCGATATCGCTTTCGGCCCCGGTAGTCCGGGTGCCGTAAACAATCTCCTCGGCAGCTCGTCCCCCGAGCATTCCGACGATTTTCGCGCGCAGATAGGCTTCCGTATAGTTATAGCGGTCGCTGTCAGGCCGCTGGTAGGTCACGCCGAGGGCCTGTCCCCGGGGAACGATCGTTACACGATGCACCCGGTCGGCCCCGTGCGCAACCAGACCAAGAATGGCATGCCCCCCTTCGTGGTAGGCGATGCGTTCCTTGTCCGCGTGACTCAGAAGAAGGGGGCGTTCAGGACCGAGCACGATCTTTTCCAGCGCGTCCAGGAAGTCCCTGGCGCGGACATCATCCTGATCCCGCCGGGCCGCCATCAGTGCCGCCTCATTCACCAGATTCCTCAGGTCGGCGCCGGAAAACCCCGGCGTCGCGGCGGCAAGTTCCCCCAGACTGGCATCCTTCGCGAGGGGAACGCTGCGGGTGTGGACTTTTAAGATCGCCTCACGCCCGACCTTGTCCGGAAGGTTGACCACGACGCGCCGATCGAAGCGCCCCGGCCTCAGGAGCGCTTTATCCAGAACATCCGGCTGGTTGGTTGCCGCCAGCACGATAATGCCCTCCCGGCTGGAAAAGCCGTCCATCTCGGTAAGAATCTGATTCAGGGTCTGTTCCTGCTCACTTGCCCCCCCGATCGCCACCTGCCCGCGCGCACGACCGATCGCATCCAGTTCATCGATGAAGATGATCGCCGGCGCATGCTCGCGCGCCTGCTTGAACAGGTCACGCACCCTCGCCGCACCGACCCCCACGATCATCTCCACGAATTCCGCGGCACTCATCGAGAAAAACGGCACTCCGGCCTCTCCGGCGACTGCTTTTGCCAGCAGCGTCTTTCCCGTGCCCGGCGCACCAACCAGCAGCACTCCTTTCGGAGCGGTTCCGCCCAGACGGGTATACTTCGGAGGATCCTTGAGAAAATCCACAATCTCGACCAGTTCGTTCTCTGCTTCATCAATACCGGCAACATCGTCGAAAGTGACCTTCCGGCCTTCTTCCTGGTCGTAGCGACGCGCCTTGCTCTTTCCGATTCCCATAATCCCGCCGCCCAGACCGCCCTGCTGGGCCATCCGTCGGAAAAGCCAGATATAAAAGGCGATGAAGAGCAGTCCGGGACCGAAGCTGTAGACAATCGTCGCCCAGGGGCTGCGTTCTTCGTGGATCGGCTTGGCGCTGATCTCAACCCCGTTCGAGATCAGAAAGGCTTCCAGACCCGGATCTACGAAGGAGGGCACTGTCGTCGTAAACGTGGTCACCGCCTTGGATGCTTTCCGGGAATCTCCTGCCTTTTCCTCCGCAGCCTGGTAAGCTATCTCTTCCTTGAATCGACCCGTGATGGTGTCTCCCCGGCTGAAGATTTCCTTGACATTGCCCTTACCGACTTCACCCTTGAAGAGGGTATATGGCACCATGACCGGCTGTTCCGCATCGGGAATCAACAGTCTTACCATCAGAAAGTTCACGATTAGAATGAGGACAAACCACAGCCATGCCTTGCCCGGCGGCATTTTTTTCCTATCGGCGCCCTCAGGAGATCCCTGCTTGGTATCAGCCGATGCGAAGCCGGTCCGGTTTTGCGTCTGCTGGCGTGTCAATCTCATGTCCGCCTCCTCGGATATTTCAAACTCCATCATTTTTCTCTGTTGACCATCAGAGGTTCCACTCTCCATATCTTTTCCAGATATTCCCGGATGGACCGGTCGGAAGAAAATCTGCCCATCCGGGACACGTTGAGAATCGACATTCGAATCCATCGATCCCGATCCAGGTATGCCGTCCCCGCCTCTCCCTGACAGTCGATGTAGGACTGGTAATCAGCGAGGAGGAAATACTCGTCACGGTTAAGGAGTGCATCCGTGAGGGGCTGAAAGAGGCTGCCGTCTCCCTTCGAAAAAAAGCCTGAACGAATCAGTTCAATGATTTCCTTGAGTTCTTCGTTTTTTTCATAAAAGGCACGAGGGTTATATCCCAGCATATTCAGGTTAGCGATTTCTTCCGCCGTGAGACCGAATAAAAAGAAGTTTTCCGATCCTACCTCCTCAAGAATTTCGACGTTGGCCCCGTCAAGTGTGCCTATGGTGAGGGCGCCGTTCAGGGAAAACTTCATGTTGCCCGTGCCCGATGCTTCCTTGCCTGCTGTGGAAATCTGTTCCGAGATATCCGCCGCGGGATAGATCCACTGGCCGTTCTGCACATTGAAATCGGGGAAAAAGACGACTTTCAGCCGGTCCGCCATTTCCGGATCGCCATTGACAACTTCGGCAATGGAGTTGATGAACTTGATGATCAGTTTGGCCAGGAAGTAGCCCGGAGCGGCCTTGCCGCCAAAGATCACCGTTCGCGGCGGAACATTCAGAGAAGGATTTCTTTTGAGCCGGATGTACTGCGAGATAATATGGAGGGCGTTCAGGTGCTGACGCTTGTATTCATGAATTCTTTTTACCTGGATATCGAACAGGCTCTGCGGATTCACGACGACACCCGTGCGTTCCCTGATCAGACACGCCAGTTTTTGTTTGTTCTCCTGCTTCACCCTGTACCAGGCATCCCGAAATGACGGATCGTCGGCGAACCCTTCCAGACGACGGATCTCATCCTGGGTGTTGCAGATCCACGCATCCCCCACCGCCTGGGTAATGAGTCTGGAAATCCCCGGATTACTGAGGACCATCCAGCGCCGCGGTGTCACGCCGTTTGTCACGTTCACGAATTTTTCAGGGAACAGCTCAAAAATATCCTTCATCACGGTTTTTTTCAACAATTCCGTATGAAGAGCCGCGACTCCGTTTACTGCATGGCTTCCCACAGCAGCCAGATTAGCCATTCTTACATAGCGGTCGTCCGTCTCATCAATAAGAGAAAGCCGTCTCAGTCGTTCGTCATCGCCGGGATATGCCAGTCGGACATCTTCGAGGAAACGACGGTTTATCTCGAAAATAATCTCCAGGTGCCGGGGAAGCATCTTCCGGAAAAGCGGCAGGGACCACTTTTCCAGGGCCTCGGGGAGAAGTGTGTGGTTCGTGTAGGCAAAGGTTTTTTTCGTGATTTCCCAGGCCCGTTCCCATTCGATCCCGTGTTCATCCACGAGGAGCCGCATCAGCTCAGCCACGGCAATCGAAGGATGGGTATCGTTCAGCTGAACCGCATATCGCTCGTCGAACGTGTCCGGCAGACCGCCGCCCCCAAGCCCGTGAATCCGGATCATGTCCTGGAGCGAACAGGAGACAAAGAAGAACTGCTGGGCAAGCCTCAGTTGTTTGCCCACGGTCGGCTCATCATTGGGATAGAGAACCTTCGAAATCGTCTCGGATACGAGTTTTTCCTCCACGGCGCCATAGTAATCCCCGATGTTGAAGGCCTGGAAATCGAAAGACTCACAGGCCTCCGACTTCCAGAGCCGCAGAATGTTGACGTTCTCCACATGGTAGCCCGGTATCGGGGTGTCATAAGCCATCCCTTTCACGACCCGTTCCGGAACCCAGCGGACGCGATAGCGGCCTTTTTCGTCGTAACAGGGTTCGGTATGGCCGCCGAAAGGCACATAGTAAGCAATCTCGGGACGGGCGATCTCCCAGGGATTGCCCAGAGCCAGCCACTTATCCGTGATCTCACGCTGCCACCCATCTCGGATTTCCTGATCGAAAATGCCGAATTCATATCGAATTCCATAACCGATTGAAGGCACCTCCAGAGTGGCGAGGGAATCGAGAAAACAGGCGGCCAGTCTGCCCAGACCACCGTTTCCGAGCCCCGGCTCCCCCTCCTGGGTAATCAGAACATCCAGATCAAGACCGAGCTGCTTCACCGCTTCCCGGGTCTGTTCATAAATTCCGAGGTTCATCATGGCGTTTGCCAGGTGTGGTCCCGGCAGGAACTCCGCGGAAAGGTAGCAGACGGCACGGCTGCTTCGCTGAAGCGCCGCTATTGATCGGACCCAGCGGTCAAGCATCCGGTCCCGCACCGTGTATGCAAGGGCCATGTACCAGTCGTTCTGCGTTGCAATTCTGGGAATCCTCGCCTGGACATAATACAGATTCTCAAGAATGGCGCTTTTGATGGCCTCGGAAGTCAAGCCGGTCCGGACATCTTCCCGAAGTCTCGGCATCGCGGAGGAACGTCCAGGGTGTTTTTGATTCATTGTGCACCTCCTTCTGATCCCTGCATGCGCAGGTCATGATCCGGACGCACTTTTCATCCGGGTTCACGGCCAGGCGGACTTAAATTTTTTAGAGGTTGGTTTGTTTGAAAAGAATCAGCCAGCTTGCCTTTTCTTTCTTTTATATCGATAACAAGGGAAGATTTCCAGAAAGGAATGATGAAACTGACAGCAAAGAAAAAAAACGGCTTCCGTTCCTAAACATTTCCATCAGGAATTTAAGAATGGAAGCCGAACAATACAGAATAATTCAGGCCGATCAGAAGCAAGGGAAAGAGATGTACGTTGCCGAAGCTCAACTGTTTCTTTTATAAATAAGCCTGAGTCCCTCCAGGGTAAGCATATCATCGATCATTTCGATGCTCCTGGTTTCCGGCTTGACGACCTTGGCCAGCCCTCCTGTGGCAATCACCAGGGGATTGGAACCGATTTCCTCTTTCATGCGGGCCACGATCCCGTCCACCAGGCCGGCATACCCATAAATAATGCCCGCCTGCATGCTGCTCACCGTATCCTTGGCAATAATCAGTTTGGGAGTGCTGAATTCCACCCGGGGCAGCTTCGACGCGCGCGTAAAGAGGGCTTCACTGGAAATGACGATCCCCGGGGCGATGCATCCGCCCATGTATTCCCCTCGCGGAGACACGTAGTCAAAGGTGGTTGCCGTCCCGAAATCGACCACGATGGCTTCCCGCTTGTATTTCTCAAAGACGGCCACGGCGTTGACGATCCGATCCGCCCCGACTTCCTTCGGGTTATCGTAAAAGATGGGCATTCCCGTTTTGATCCCGGGACCGACGATCAGGGGCTTTACCTGAAAATATTTCTCACATACCGGTTCCAGGATGTTCAGCATTGGCGGCACGACACAGGAGATAATGATGTGCTGGATGGCCTTCGAACTGATTTTACTTGTCTTGTAAAGGTTGTACATGAGCATGCCATACTCGTCGACCGTATTTTCGATGACCGTTCGAATCCGCCAGTCATGGACCAGTTCTTCCCCATCAAAGACACCGAGCACCGTATTGGTATTTCCCACATCAATAACTAAAAGCATGACCTGTCTTTTTATCCTTTCTTAATGGTCGCATCGCCAGCGATAACGCGCGTGATCTTCCCTTCCCGGTCGCAGAGCAGCAATGCGCCGGAATCATCCAGTCCAGCCACTTCACCGCTCTGGACCTCTTCCCGGAAAATGACCTGGAGCTGTTCTCCCAAGATGCGGGCATAAATCAGCCAACGCTCCTTGAGGGATTGAAAACCCTCCGCCAGATAAAGTGTATAGCATTTTTCAAAATGATCATAAAGACTTACGGCGATATCCATGCGCGGCAGAACCTGCCCCGTCTCTTCACGCAGGGAGGTCGCAAGATTACGGAAAGTCTCGTCAAATTCTTCATTTCGTATGTTCACATTGATTCCGATGCCGATGGCGATGTAATCAATCCCGTGTGCTGAAGTCTTCATCTCCGCCAGGATCCCGCAAACCTTTTTCCCGTTGATTTGAACGTCATTAGGCCATTTGAGACGAACCGATCCGGGACAGTAGAATGACAGAAGATCCGCGACGGCCACCCCGGCCAGCAGGGTCAGTTGTGGTGCAACGGAGGGTTCGATGGGAGGTTTCAGAAGAATGGATGTATAGAGATTGCGCCCGGGCGGGGACTGCCAGGGTCTATGCAGGCGGCCGCGTCCCTTCAACTGCGTATCGGCGATGACGATCGTGCCTTCCCCTGCTCCGGAATGCCCCAGATGAAACGCGGCGCTGTTCGTGGAATCAATTTCGGGATAAAGGTAAACAGCCCGGCCAATCCGTTTGCCTTTCAGTTTTTCCTTTAAAGCGTCCTCATCGAAATCCGTCGGCAGGACTCGAAGCGCGTTGTCGCTCATGCCTCACTCCCGATTCATCACCAGCAACGAAAGATCCGCCGCTTTCACCGAATGCGTCAGAGCCCCTACGGAAATGAAATCCACTCCCGTTTCCGCAATCTGCCGGACTGTGGCCAGGGTCACGTTTCCCGACGCTTCCAGGGGGATCCTGCCATTTACATGCAGAACGGCCTCCCGCATGTCCGGGACGCTCATATTGTCCAGCATGATGATATCGACTCCCGCCTGAATGGCCTCGTTCAATTCCTGGAAATTTTTCACTTCCACTTCGATTTTCAGGGTATGGGAGGCCCTCTGACGAACCCGCGCAACCGCTGTCCCGATGCCGCCCGCCGCCTCGATATGATTGTCCTTGATCAGAACTGCGTTACTGAGGCCGAAGCGGTGATTGGCGCCTCCACCGATCCGCACTGCATACTTGTCCAGGATGCGCAGACCGGGAGCGGTTTTTCTGGTATCCAGAATCTTCGCTTTTGTCCCCGCAACGGCCTCGACATACTGGCGGGTTGCCGTTGCGATGCCGCACATCCGCTGGAAAAAATTGAGAGCCACCCGCTCTGCGATCAATATGCCTGCAAGTGATCCGGTAATCTCGGCTACTACCTGCCCCTTCCGGGCCTGCTGAGAGTCCTGCTGACAGACAGCAATCGCGATCCGGTCGTCGACGGCGAAAAAAACCTGACGAAAGATATCAATCCCGGCAACCACCAGTTCAGATTTGGCCACAACCCGGGCGTAACCGTTCTCCTCCCCACTCAATACGGCGGCAGTCGTCACGTCACCCGATCCGACATCCTCCTCCAGAGCGGAAAGGATCAGGGCGTCCAGCATGTGCTTCGGGAGCGGGAAATTCATAGGGAATCTACTCCACTTCCATGATCTGGAATTTCTTGAACGCGGCTTTCAACAGGACATTTTTATCCCGCAAAGCCTTGTATTTTTCCTCCTCTTTGCGGATAACGGCCTCTGCCGCCTTCTCGAGGAAATCGCGATTCGCCAGTTTCCGGGCAACAATCGCCAGATCCTTTTCCAGTTTCGCCATTTCCTTTTCCAGACGGGCTTTTTCTTCCGCGATATTGATCAGCCCTTCCAGCAGGACAAAGATGCGCATGGCGCCCACGACACCCGTTGCCACGCCTTTGGGCTCTTCCATATCTCCCTCGATCGCAAGCTCCGCCAGACCGGCCAGATTGATGATATCTCCCTGTGCCGAGGCGATAACGGTTTTTTCCTCCACCCGAGGAGCGGAGATGATGACGCGAAGCTTTTTGGAGGGAGCGATCCCCATTTCACCCCGAATGTTCCGGATGCTGGTGATCACATCCATGACCAGCCCCATCTCCCGTTCGGCAACTTCGTCTATCTGACTTTCATCCAGAGAGGGAAAGGGGCTTACCATGATCGACGTCCCGTCTTGAGTGAGCTTCTGCCAGATCTCTTCCGTGATGAAAGGCATGAAGGGATGGAGCAGCTTCAGACCGTTTTTCAGGACTTCCTTCAGGGTAAGCTGGGCCGCCATACGTTCTTCCGGAGTCTCTTTCCCGTAAAGCGTGGGTTTGATCAGTTCCAGATACCAGTCACAGAACTCATGCCAGAAAAACGAGTAAACGGCGGCGGCGGCGTCATTGAACCGGTATTCGTCCAGACTGCGGACGACCTCGGCTGTGGTGCGCTGCAGCCGGCTCAAAATCCAGCGGTCTTTAAGGGATTTCTCTTCCCTGCCTGCCGCTGCTCCTTCGGCTGGATAATCTTCCAGATTCATGAGGGAAAAGCGGGCGGCATTCCAGATCTTGTTCACAAAGAATTTATAACCCTCGATGCGCTCCTCGGACATCCGGACGTCTCTTCCCTGGGCGGAGAAGGCGGCCAGGGTGAACCGGAAGGCATCGGTGCCGTACTTGTCGATCATATCCAGGGGATCGATGCTGTTCCCCTTGGATTTGCTCATTTTTTCTCCCTTTTCGTCACGGACCAGGGCGTGGAGATAAACGTCCCGGAAGGGAACGTCCTTCATGATGTACTTGCCCATCATCATCATCCGGGCGACCCAGAAGAAGAGAATGTCGAAACCGGTGATGAGCAGCGAGGTTGGATAAAAGGTCTTCAGTGCAGGGGTCCGGTCCGGCCAGCCCAGTGTGGAAAACGGCCAGAGGGCGGAGCTGAACCAGGTATCCAGAACGTCCTCTTCCTGCCGCAGTTCATTGGACCCGCAATCGGGACACGCATCCGGGTCCTGTGTGGAAACGATCATCCGGCCGCAGGATTCGCAGGTCCAGACGGGGATGCGATGCCCCCACCAGATCTGGCGGGAGATGCACCAGTCGCGGATGTTGTTCATCCACTCGTAATAGGTCGCCTCCCACATCGGTGGGATTATCCTGGTTTTTCCCTTGACCACGGCGCTGATAGCCGCCTTTGCCAGGGGTTTGATCCTGACGAACCACTGTTTGGAAACGTAAGGTTCGATGTCGGTTTTACAGCGGTAACATTTTCCAACATTGTGCATGTACGGCTCAACGCTGACGAGATAGCCCTGTTCCTTCAGATCGGCCACGATATTCTTTCGGCATTCGTAGCGGTCCTGCCCCTGATAGGGACCGCCGTTTTCGTTGATGACGGCGCTGCCGTCCATGATGTTGATAATTTTCAGAGAGTGTCTTTCGGCCATGGCAAAGTCGGCGGGATCGGAGGAGGGGGTAATCTTAACTGCCCCGGAACCGAATTCCATGGTCACATAGTCGTCGGCGATGATGGGGATCTTGCGGTTCACCAGGGGCAGGATCACTTCCTTGCCCACAAGGTCCCTGTATCGGGGATCATCGGGATGAACGGCCACTGCAGTGTCCCCCAGCATTGTTTCCGGACGGGTTGTCGCAACGATAATGTCGCCGCCGCCGTCGGCAAGAGGATAGCGGATGTTCCAGAGCGAACCGGCTTCTTCCTTATACTCCACCTCCAGATCGGAGATGGCGGTATGACAGCGGGGGCACCAGTTGACGATGTAATCCCCCTGATAAATCAGATCGTCCTGATAAAGGCGGACAAAAACTTCCCGGACTGCCCGGGAAAGCCCTTCATCCATCGTAAAGCGCTGCCTCTCCCAGTCGCAGGAGCAGCCCAGCCGCTTCAACTGATTGATGATCACCCCTCCATACTTCGCCTTCCACTCCCAGACCCGTTCTATAAACTTTTCCCGGCCGAGATCATGACGCGTCAGCCCCTCCCTGGCCAGCTCCTTTTCAACCACGTTCTGGGTGGCAATGCCGGCATGGTCCATCCCCGGCATCCAGAGGGTGTTGTACCCCTGCATCCGTTTGAAGCGGACGATGATATCCTGCAGGGTGTTGTTCAGGGCATGCCCCATATGGAGTATTCCTGTTACATTAGGCGGGGGGATGACGATCGAGAAAGGGGGTTTTTCACCTGCGTCTTCCGCGTGGAAGAAACCGGAATCCACCCAGTACTGATACCATCGGGCCTCAACTTCATGAGGTTCATACGCTTTGTTCAAAGACCCACTGTCCATTACAAATGCTCCATAAAGTTCAAAGGATCCGAGACCGGCCTCGTTCTTGCCTCGGTTTTCATTATAAGCAAAGGCTGCCTCTTACCCTCTGATCATTAATATTTTCCAATTTTTTATGAAAGCTTCATTTGCTTCCTGATCTCTCTGATGATCAGCAGGGCGTCGGCGCCCGTCACCGATTCCAGAGGAACAAATTTCCCGGAAGCCGCATCGGCGGCTTTCATAAAGCCCCGGCTGGTCATCACCATGACGGCATTAAAATAGGGAAGATCGGAACGCAGATCCGGGAAAGGAGAACGCTCTCCGATAAAGCGCGTGGCCAGCCCCTTGTCCCCAGATGCCTTGATCAGGATATCCTCAATCATCATGGCGTACGTTGCCCGATCCACCGGCGCGTCAGGTCGGTATGTTCCATCCGGATAAAGTTCCAGTCCCCGAACACCCAGATTGAGGATGCCTTCGATATCGGCCTTCAGGGGATGGACGGCTATGTCGACGGCTGTAAGCCGAGCCTTGGCGGCTGCTTCCCCGGCCTCTTCAGGATACTTGAAGGTCGTATCGGATTTCCCGGATGTTCGCTTTCTGTAAAGAACATCAATCTTAAGCTCTTCCATGAGCAGGGCGGCGGCATCAGCGCGGCTCAGCTTATCGACAAGGGCGATCTGCTTCCCCATCGCCGTCCCCGGCCTGGCCCGTTTGATTTTCTGTACCAGGCTCCACTCTCTGTCCGCCTCATCGAAGTGTTCCGATTGAAATTCAAGGACTCGGGCAAACATGGATTCGGCGCTATCCAGATCGAGGGCTGTTTTGAAGCAAAGCCCCATGAAATAAAAGGCTGCCGCGGACCGAGGCTCCAGTTCGATGGCTTTTTCAAACTCGCCGCGTGACTTTTCAAGCCAGTCCCCGTCGATCTTTTCACAGGCGGCGCCGACCTGCATGCAGTAAGCGTGGCTCAGGGTGTTTACTCGGATGTAACCCACATGAACAAAAACTTTATCCTCATTGTTGCCTGCGTGGGACCAGGCCCTTTTCAGCGCTTCACCCCCCCCGGAAAAATTGTTCCGAGACCCTCTGACCAGCGCGACGCCCACATGGGCCCGGGAATATTCGGGATTCAACGAAAGAGCCAGATCAAATTCCCTCTGGGCGTCCCCAGACCGGCCCTGATCGAGCATTTTCATACCGGTAAGGAAGTGATGTTCCGGCGTGTCCAGAGAACTGACCGCCTGACGGGTTTTCGGTCCGCAGGAGACCAGCATTGACAAAGAGGATAAAAGAAGGAACAGGAACAGGAACAGAAACCGACAGTTCTTCAACACGAGCATCCGCATGGACTCCTTGCCATTCGAAGTGAAAATCCCGGGAGAGCGCCTTTCGCAAGGCGCATCATTATATTTATCCCCTTTACAAGTCAAGAAAATTTGCAGTTTTCCCATATTGGGAAGGATCCCTTACCAGGGTCATTCTCCCCTCAGAAAACGGCCCGCATACCGCAGAATCTCCTCTTCATTCCCGGGTTCGAACCAGCGAATCTCCGGATCGGCCCCGAACCAGGTCAACTGGCGCTTAGCATAACGCCTTGTTTCCCGTTTCAACTGGTCAACAGC is a window encoding:
- the ftsH gene encoding ATP-dependent zinc metalloprotease FtsH, with protein sequence MRLTRQQTQNRTGFASADTKQGSPEGADRKKMPPGKAWLWFVLILIVNFLMVRLLIPDAEQPVMVPYTLFKGEVGKGNVKEIFSRGDTITGRFKEEIAYQAAEEKAGDSRKASKAVTTFTTTVPSFVDPGLEAFLISNGVEISAKPIHEERSPWATIVYSFGPGLLFIAFYIWLFRRMAQQGGLGGGIMGIGKSKARRYDQEEGRKVTFDDVAGIDEAENELVEIVDFLKDPPKYTRLGGTAPKGVLLVGAPGTGKTLLAKAVAGEAGVPFFSMSAAEFVEMIVGVGAARVRDLFKQAREHAPAIIFIDELDAIGRARGQVAIGGASEQEQTLNQILTEMDGFSSREGIIVLAATNQPDVLDKALLRPGRFDRRVVVNLPDKVGREAILKVHTRSVPLAKDASLGELAAATPGFSGADLRNLVNEAALMAARRDQDDVRARDFLDALEKIVLGPERPLLLSHADKERIAYHEGGHAILGLVAHGADRVHRVTIVPRGQALGVTYQRPDSDRYNYTEAYLRAKIVGMLGGRAAEEIVYGTRTTGAESDIEQATGLAHRMVTRWGMSERLGLIQLAPRENPYLGGPAGYGSARPFSDGTAEAIDAEVIRIIAESHEEAKRLLRAYRKQLDVLAEALVAQETLDEQEILRITGLPPAPALDAGKLPVPDGGDKNAEPSVSLPGVAGPS
- a CDS encoding glycogen/starch/alpha-glucan phosphorylase; the protein is MNQKHPGRSSAMPRLREDVRTGLTSEAIKSAILENLYYVQARIPRIATQNDWYMALAYTVRDRMLDRWVRSIAALQRSSRAVCYLSAEFLPGPHLANAMMNLGIYEQTREAVKQLGLDLDVLITQEGEPGLGNGGLGRLAACFLDSLATLEVPSIGYGIRYEFGIFDQEIRDGWQREITDKWLALGNPWEIARPEIAYYVPFGGHTEPCYDEKGRYRVRWVPERVVKGMAYDTPIPGYHVENVNILRLWKSEACESFDFQAFNIGDYYGAVEEKLVSETISKVLYPNDEPTVGKQLRLAQQFFFVSCSLQDMIRIHGLGGGGLPDTFDERYAVQLNDTHPSIAVAELMRLLVDEHGIEWERAWEITKKTFAYTNHTLLPEALEKWSLPLFRKMLPRHLEIIFEINRRFLEDVRLAYPGDDERLRRLSLIDETDDRYVRMANLAAVGSHAVNGVAALHTELLKKTVMKDIFELFPEKFVNVTNGVTPRRWMVLSNPGISRLITQAVGDAWICNTQDEIRRLEGFADDPSFRDAWYRVKQENKQKLACLIRERTGVVVNPQSLFDIQVKRIHEYKRQHLNALHIISQYIRLKRNPSLNVPPRTVIFGGKAAPGYFLAKLIIKFINSIAEVVNGDPEMADRLKVVFFPDFNVQNGQWIYPAADISEQISTAGKEASGTGNMKFSLNGALTIGTLDGANVEILEEVGSENFFLFGLTAEEIANLNMLGYNPRAFYEKNEELKEIIELIRSGFFSKGDGSLFQPLTDALLNRDEYFLLADYQSYIDCQGEAGTAYLDRDRWIRMSILNVSRMGRFSSDRSIREYLEKIWRVEPLMVNREK
- a CDS encoding type III pantothenate kinase encodes the protein MLLVIDVGNTNTVLGVFDGEELVHDWRIRTVIENTVDEYGMLMYNLYKTSKISSKAIQHIIISCVVPPMLNILEPVCEKYFQVKPLIVGPGIKTGMPIFYDNPKEVGADRIVNAVAVFEKYKREAIVVDFGTATTFDYVSPRGEYMGGCIAPGIVISSEALFTRASKLPRVEFSTPKLIIAKDTVSSMQAGIIYGYAGLVDGIVARMKEEIGSNPLVIATGGLAKVVKPETRSIEMIDDMLTLEGLRLIYKRNS
- a CDS encoding biotin--[acetyl-CoA-carboxylase] ligase → MSDNALRVLPTDFDEDALKEKLKGKRIGRAVYLYPEIDSTNSAAFHLGHSGAGEGTIVIADTQLKGRGRLHRPWQSPPGRNLYTSILLKPPIEPSVAPQLTLLAGVAVADLLSFYCPGSVRLKWPNDVQINGKKVCGILAEMKTSAHGIDYIAIGIGINVNIRNEEFDETFRNLATSLREETGQVLPRMDIAVSLYDHFEKCYTLYLAEGFQSLKERWLIYARILGEQLQVIFREEVQSGEVAGLDDSGALLLCDREGKITRVIAGDATIKKG
- the nadC gene encoding carboxylating nicotinate-nucleotide diphosphorylase; protein product: MNFPLPKHMLDALILSALEEDVGSGDVTTAAVLSGEENGYARVVAKSELVVAGIDIFRQVFFAVDDRIAIAVCQQDSQQARKGQVVAEITGSLAGILIAERVALNFFQRMCGIATATRQYVEAVAGTKAKILDTRKTAPGLRILDKYAVRIGGGANHRFGLSNAVLIKDNHIEAAGGIGTAVARVRQRASHTLKIEVEVKNFQELNEAIQAGVDIIMLDNMSVPDMREAVLHVNGRIPLEASGNVTLATVRQIAETGVDFISVGALTHSVKAADLSLLVMNRE